The Glycine soja cultivar W05 chromosome 3, ASM419377v2, whole genome shotgun sequence genome window below encodes:
- the LOC114407497 gene encoding anaphase-promoting complex subunit 13-like isoform X2 has product MAELSLGILIDIVDEEWMRETLPDDDLPLPPTLVVRTDDTEDSNQEIQQVNVDAWHDLAFGQE; this is encoded by the exons atggCAGAACTGAGTTTGGGAATTCTAATTGATATTGTTGATGAGGAATGGATGAGAGAAACTCTTCCTGATGATG ATCTTCCACTGCCCCCAACACTGGTTGTTAGGACAGATGATACTGAGGACTCAA ATCAGGAGATTCAACAAGTTAATGTGGATGCTTGGCACGATCTTGCCTTTGGTCAAGAATAG
- the LOC114407496 gene encoding cathepsin B-like protease 2, producing MASTHLLPLATFFLLLSASYLQIAGAEAQPLTSLKLNSHILQESTAKEINENPEAGWEAAINPRFSNYTVEQFKRLLGVKPMPKKELRSTPAISHPKTLKLPKNFDARTAWSQCSTIGRILDQGHCGSCWAFGAVESLSDRFCIHFDVNISLSVNDLLACCGFLCGSGCDGGYPLYAWRYLAHHGVVTEECDPYFDQIGCSHPGCEPAYRTPKCVKKCVSGNQVWKKSKHYSVSAYRVNSDPHDIMAEVYKNGPVEVAFTVYEDFAYYKSGVYKHITGYELGGHAVKLIGWGTTDDGEDYWLLANQWNREWGDDGYFKIRRGTNECGIEEDVTAGLPSTKNLVREVTDMDADAAVSF from the exons ATGGCTTCAACTCATCTGCTTCCCCTAGCAACCTTCTTCTTACTTCTCTCCGCTTCTTATCTCCAG ATTGCTGGGGCGGAAGCACAACCGTTGACTAGTCTCAAGCTTAACTCTCATATTCTTCAG GAGTCTACTGCTAAAGAGATTAATGAAAATCCCGAGGCAGGATGGGAGGCTGCTATAAATCCTCGTTTCTCCAATTATACA GTTGAACAATTTAAGCGCCTTCTTGGAGTCAAACCAATGCCTAAGAAGGAACTTAGAAGTACACCTGCTATATCTCACCCAAAGACGTTGAAATTGCCAAAGAATTTTGATGCGAGGACAGCTTGGTCGCAGTGTAGCACTATTGGAAGAATTCTAG ATCAG GGTCACTGTGGTTCTTGTTGGGCATTTGGTGCTGTTGAATCATTGTCAGATCGCTTTTGCATTCATTTTGATGTT aatatctctctctctgTTAATGACCTTCTTGCATGCTGTGGCTTTCTGTGTGGATCTGGCTGTGATGGAGGATATCCCTTATATGCATGGCGATACTTAGCCCACCATGGTGTTGTCACTGAAGAG TGTGACCCATATTTTGATCAAATTGGCTGTTCTCATCCTGGTTGTGAGCCAGCTTATCGGACTCCCAAGTGTGTTAAAAAGTGTGTAAGTGGAAACCAAGTTTGGAAGAAGTCAAAGCACTATAGTGTTAGTGCATACAGAGTCAACTCTGATCCCCATGATATCATGGCGGAAGTTTACAAGAATGGGCCAGTTGAAGTTGCATTTACCGTTTATGAG GATTTTGCTTACTACAAATCAGGAGTTTACAAACACATCACTGGTTATGAACTAGGTGGTCATGCAGTAAAGCTAATTGGGTGGGGAACAACTGATGATGGGGAGGACTATTGG CTTCTCGCAAATCAGTGGAACAGAGAATGGGGAGAT GATGGTTACTTCAAGATCCGAAGAGGGACAAACGAATGTGGGATTGAAGAGGATGTAACAGCTGGTTTGCCTTCCACCAAAAACCTCGTCAGAGAGGTGACTGATATGGATGCTGACGCTGCTGTTTCATTCTGA
- the LOC114407495 gene encoding uncharacterized protein LOC114407495 — protein MLRLKAFRPTSDKIVKIQLHPTHPWMVTADDSDRVSVWNWEHRQVVYELKAGGVDERRLVGAKLEKLAEGETESKGKPTEAIRGGSVKQVNFYDDDVRFWQLWHNRSAAAEAPTAVHTSAFSSPAPSTKGRHFLVICCLNKAIFLDLVTMRGRDVPKQELDNKSLLCMEFLYRTGGDGPLVAFGASDGVIRVLSMLTWKLVRRYTGGHKGSISCLMSFMAASGEALLVSGASDGLFIIWSADHGQDSRELVPKLSLKAHDGGVVAVELSRVMGGAPQLITIGADKTLAIWDTVSFKELRRIKPVPKLACHSVASWCHPRAPNLDILTCVKDSHIWAIEHPTYSALTRPLCELTSVIPPHALAPNKKLRVYCMVAHTLQPHLVAVGTNIGVIICEFDARSLPPVAPLPTPSDSREHSAIFVIERELKLLNFQLNNSANPSLGNNSSLSETGRPKGDFFEPLPVKQGKKHISTPVPHDSYSVLSVSSSGKYLAIVWPDIPYFSVYKVSDWSIVDSGSARLLAWDACRDRFAILESASPPRIPIIPKGSSSKRAKEAAAAQAAAAAAAAASTASVQVRILLDDGTSNILMRSVGARSEPVIGLHGGALLGVAYRTSRRVSPIAATAISTIQSMPLSGYGSSGVSSFSTYDDGFSSQRPPTEAAPQNFQLYSWETFQPVGGLLPQPEWTAWDQTVEYCAFAYQQYIVISSLRPQYRYLGDVAIPYATSAVWHRRQLFVATPTTIEIVFVDAGVAQIDIETKKMKEEQKMKEAQARAVAEHGELALITVEGIQSAKEERIALRPPMLQVVRLASFQHAPSVPPFISLPKQSRVDSDDSWMATEERKAGEVAVGGGGVSVAVTRFPMEQKRPVGPLVVVGVRDGVLWLIDRYMVAHAVSLSHPGIRCRCLAAYGDAVSAVKWASRLGREHHDDLAQFMLGMGYATEALHLPGISKRLEFDLAIKSNDLRRALHCLLTMSNSRDIGHDGTQGLGLNDILNLSDKKPNKVSDKKQDIVEGVQGIVKFAKEFLDLIDAADATAQSEIAREALKRLAAAGSVKGALEGHELRGLALRLANHGELTRLSSLVNNLVTLGLGREAAFAGAVLGDNALMEKAWQDTGMLAEAVLHAHAHGRPTLKNLVQIWNQALQREVEPTPSQKTDAAAAFLASLEEPKLTSLADAGKKPPIEILPPGMPPLNGPISIQKKPASAAQNSQQPPGKPLALEAPPTTTAAQESATTQQPESTPASGNDPPPSESTSDTRPAPATAPPQPESGESTVDNGIPTSTPASDGDPNVNGENVQAASTSNPAPAPTPPDFPVSPAAEVSETTAPSPPTVPTPPAVPTSDPLI, from the exons ATGCTGCGCCTGAAAGCGTTTCGGCCTACGAGCGATAAAATCGTTAAGATCCAATTGCATCCGACGCATCCATGGATGGTGACAGCCGATGATTCAGATCGAGTCTCGGTTTGGAACTGGGAGCACCGCCAG GTGGTGTATGAGTTGAAAGCTGGCGGAGTGGATGAACGGCGTTTGGTCGGCGCCAAGTTGGAGAAGCTCGCCGAGGGAGAAACAG AGTCAAAAGGGAAGCCGACAGAAGCCATTCGGGGAGGAAG TGTCAAGCAGGTGAatttttatgatgatgatgtACGCTTTTGGCAACTTTGGCATAATCGCTCTGCCGCTGCTGAGGCTCCAACAGCTGTCCATACTTCAGCTTTTAGCTCTCCTGCCCCATCAACAAAAGGGAGACATTTTCTTGTCATATGTTGTTTAAACAAAGCTATATTTTTGGACTTGGTGACAATGCGTGGCCGTGATGTACCAAAGCAAGAGCTTGATAATAAGTCCCTTCTATG CATGGAGTTCCTTTATAGAACTGGTGGTGATGGTCCTCTTGTTGCTTTTGGTGCATCTGATGGTGTCATTAGAGTTCTATCAATGCTGACGTGGAAG CTTGTGCGAAGGTACACTGGAGGTCATAAAGGATCTATCTCTTGCTTGATGTCATTCATGGCTGCTTCTGGTGAG GCTCTTCTGGTTTCGGGTGCTAGTGATGGATTGTTCATAATTTGGAGTGCTGACCACGGACAGGATTCACGTGAACTTGTACCCAAGCTGAGTTTAAAA GCACATGATGGAGGGGTTGTGGCAGTTGAGTTGTCAAGGGTGATGGGAGGTGCTCCTCAGCTAATCACAATTGGTGCAGATAAGACATTAGCCATATGGGACACTGTCTCCTTTAAG GAGCTGCGGCGTATAAAGCCAGTTCCCAAATTGGCTTGCCACAGTGTGGCTTCTTGGTGTCATCCTCGAGCTCCAAACCTTGATATTCTAACTTGCGTCAAAGATTCTCACATATG ggCAATTGAACATCCCACTTATTCTGCTCTCACGAGGCCATTGTGTGAATTGACCTCAGTTATTCCTCCACACGCCCTTGCTCCTAATAAGAAACTGAGG GTGTATTGTATGGTTGCACATACTTTGCAGCCACATCTTGTAGCTGTTGGAACCAACATTGGTGTTATTATCTGTGAGTTTGATGCTAGATCTCTTCCTCCAGTTGCTCCTCTACCAACTCCATCAGACAGTAGAGAGCATTCTGCCATATTTGTAATTGAAAGGGAATTGAAGCTATTAAATTTTCAGTTAAACAACTCTGCAAATCCATCTCTTGGAAATAACAGCTCCTTGTCAGAAACAGGAAGACCCAAGGGAGATTTTTTTGAACCATTACCTGTCAAGCAGGGGAAGAAGCACATTAGTACTCCTGTTCCACATGATTCGTATTCAGTTCTTTCTGTCAGCAGTTCAGGAAA GTATCTAGCAATTGTTTGGCCAGATATTCCTTATTTCTCTGTCTACAAGGTTAGTGATTGGTCAATTGTTGACTCTGGAAGTGCAAGACTTCTCGCTTGGGATGCTTGTCGTGACAGATTTGCTATATTGGAATCAGCGTCACCGCCTAGAATTCCTATAATTCCCAAGGGTAGTTCATCAAAAAGAGCTAAAGAAGCTGCTGCAGCACAAGCAGCTGCTgcagctgctgctgctgcttccACAGCTTCTGTTCAAGTCCGCATCTTGTTAGATGATGGAACATCAAATATACTGATGAGGTCTGTTGGCGCACGCAGTGAACCA GTCATTGGTTTGCATGGAGGGGCACTGCTTGGTGTTGCCTACCGAACATCTAGGAGAGTCAGTCCTATTGCTGCTACAGCTATTTCAACAATCCAGTCTATGCCCTTATCAGGCTATGGAAGCAGCggtgtttcttctttttctacttatgatgatggattttcttcacaaagACCTCCTACTGAGGCGGCACCTCAAAACTTCCAGTTATACAG TTGGGAGACATTTCAGCCTGTGGGGGGTTTACTTCCTCAGCCAGAATGGACTGCTTGGGACCAAACCGTTGAGTACTGTGCATTTGCATACCAGCAATACATAGTCATATCTTCTTTGCGCCCTCAATATAGATACTTGGGAGATGTTGCAATCCCATATGCTACTAGTGCTGTTTGGCACCGGAGGCAACTGTTTGTGGCTACCCCAACTACTATAGA AATTGTTTTTGTGGATGCTGGGGTTGCTCAAATTGACATTGAAACTAAGAAGATGAAAGAAGagcaaaaaatgaaagaagcaCAGGCAAGAGCAGTGGCAGAGCATGGAGAGTTAGCACTAATTACTGTAGAAGGTATCCAGTCTGCCAAGGAAGAAAGAATAGCATTGAGGCCACCAATGTTGCAG GTGGTTCGGTTGGCTTCATTTCAGCATGCTCCTTCAGTTCCACCTTTCATATCATTACCAAAACAATCTAGAGTTGATAGTGATGACTCTTGGATGGCAACAGAAGAGAGAAAGGCAGGTGAGGTGGCAGTTGGTGGTGGTGGGGTGTCTGTGGCAGTTACTCGTTTTCCAATGGAGCAGAAGCGTCCTGTTGGGCCTCTTGTGGTTGTAGGTGTCAGGGATGGAGTTCTTTGGCTAATTGACAG GTACATGGTTGCTCATGCCGTATCCTTGAGTCATCCTGGTATTCGTTGCCGATGTCTTGCTGCTTATGGTGATGCTGTTAGTGCAGTAAAATG GGCAAGTAGACTTGGAAGAGAACACCATGATGATTTAGCACAATTTATGCTAGGAATGGGCTATGCTACTGAAGCACTTCATTTGCCTGGAATATCTAAGAG GTTGGAGTTTGATTTGGCAATTAAGAGCAATGATTTGAGAAGAGCTCTTCATTGTCTTCTTACCATGAGTAATAGCAGAGATATTGGACATGATGGTACTCAAGGACTTGGTTTGAATGACATTCTTAATTTATCAGATAAAAAACCAAATAAAGTATCTGATAAAAAACAAGATATAGTTGAAGGTGTTCAGGGTATAGTGAAATTCGCAAAAGAGTTTTTGGATCTTATTGATGCTGCAGATGCTACAGCACAGAGTGAAATTGCCCGTGAGGCTCTCAAGAGGTTAGCTGCAGCTGGTTCGGTCAAAGGTGCTTTAGAAGGTCATGAATTGAGAGGATTAGCATTACGCCTAGCAAATCATGGAGAGTTGACTCGGCTAAGT AGTTTGGTTAACAACTTAGTCACGCTTGGCTTGGGACGGGAAGCTGCATTTGCTGGTGCTGTTTTGGGTGACAATGCTCTGATGGAGAAAGCATGGCAGGATACTGGAATGCTGGCAGAGGCTGTGCTTCATGCTCAT GCACATGGACGTCCAACTTTGAAGAACTTAGTTCAGATTTGGAACCAAGCGCTACAGAGAGAGGTTGAACCTACTCCATCACAGAAGACAGATGCTGCAGCTGCATTTTTAGCTTCTCTTGAGGAGCCTAAGCTCACAAGTTTGGCAGATGCAGGGAAGAAACCACCTATTGAAATCCTGCCTCCGGGGATGCCACCTCTTAATGGTCCTATTTCCATCCAGAAAAAACCAGCTTCTGCTGCACAGAATTCCCAACAACCCCCAGGCAAGCCTTTGGCACTGGAAGCACCTCCTACAACCACAGCTGCACAAGAGAGTGCTACAACACAGCAGCCTGAATCCACACCTGCATCAGGTAATGATCCACCTCCATCGGAGTCTACCTCAGACACCAGGCCAGCTCCTGCGACTGCTCCACCTCAACCAGAATCAGGTGAAAGCACTGTAGATAATGGCATTCCTACCTCTACACCAGCAAGTGATGGAGATCCAAATGTTAATGGTGAAAATGTTCAAGCAGCATCTACGAGCAATCCAGCACCAGCACCAACACCACCTGATTTCCCCGTATCACCAGCAGCTGAGGTTTCAGAGACTACTGCTCCAAGTCCACCTACAGTTCCAACTCCACCTGCAGTTCCTACGAGTGATCCCCTTATATGA
- the LOC114407497 gene encoding anaphase-promoting complex subunit 13-like isoform X1, with protein MAELSLGILIDIVDEEWMRETLPDDDLPLPPTLVVRTDDTEDSSVFLHSLIQSYSVDNFFLKLGVSNHLQLNTYYTD; from the exons atggCAGAACTGAGTTTGGGAATTCTAATTGATATTGTTGATGAGGAATGGATGAGAGAAACTCTTCCTGATGATG ATCTTCCACTGCCCCCAACACTGGTTGTTAGGACAGATGATACTGAGGACTCAAGTGTGTTTCTTCATTCACTTATTCAATCATATTCTgtggacaatttttttcttaagcttGGTGTATCAAATCATCTTCAATTGAACACTTATTATACTGATTAG